A region of Bicyclus anynana chromosome 15, ilBicAnyn1.1, whole genome shotgun sequence DNA encodes the following proteins:
- the LOC112052232 gene encoding uncharacterized protein LOC112052232, with translation MLLNNIKPFYILEILSTVSKQFRLLQIRNCYSIFGINDLVQQEKPEKYTIVPVQTYNHETAVRLAKRYFLSDHVFVRARHMDLNNDSAVDDYIAGLIKQGNSMFARTDGGAIAGVCINFVAEPDDPKKLRNYAFYRQDPNTKDFLYYTAKLQETPNLWNTFNADKIFEIKMIAVLPEYRRQGVATMLAQKSKTRAKDLGYDVIRMDCINPYDYKIAERCMLSCLAKFSLHKLRGTTAPFIKKASEHNTCVRVYVDAPAKQDSPEMKMADLESMFE, from the exons atgCTGTTAAATAACATCAAACCATTTTATATTTTGGAAATCTTGTCAACGGTTTCTAAACAATTTCGTTTGTTACAAATAAGGAATTGTTATAGCATATTTGGTATAAATGATTTGGTCCAACAAGAAAAA CCTGAAAAGTATACAATCGTCCCAGTGCAAACATATAACCACGAAACGGCTGTGCGGTTGGCTAAACGGTATTTCCTCAGCGACCATGTCTTCGTGCGCGCCCGCCACATGGATCTAAACAATGATAGTGCTGTCGACGATTACATTGCTGGTCTTATTAAACAAG GTAACTCTATGTTCGCGAGAACAGATGGAGGTGCGATTGCTGGAGTCTGTATTAATTTTGTCGCCGAACCAGACGATCCGAAGAAACTTCGCAACTATGCATTTTATCGACAG GACCCTAATACGAAAGACTTTTTATATTACACCGCAAAGCTGCAAGAAACGCCAAATCTTTGGAATACATTCAATGCGGACAAAATTTTCGAG ATTAAAATGATAGCTGTATTACCGGAATATCGGAGACAGGGTGTGGCCACGATGCTTGCGCAGAAATCGAAGACTCGAGCAAAGGATTTGGGATACGATGTCATTCGCATGGACTGCATTAATCCATATGA TTACAAAATAGCCGAACGTTGCATGCTATCCTGTCTCGCAAAGTTTTCTCTGCACAAGTTGCGCGGTACAACAGCGCCGTTTATCAAGAAAGCCTCGGAACATAACACGTGTGTACGCGTATATGTGGACGCGCCCGCCAAACAGGACTCGCCTGAGATGAAGATGGCTGATTTAGAGAGCATGTTTGAATAA